TTTTCCAAGAATGCGATCATTTTCTCCACACACTGCTTTGATTGGGATATTTTGAATATATTTCTGTGTTCCAGCGAACCCTCCACTTTTTGCAAATGATGCAAGTGAATTCCTCCATCCTTTACAACCTAAATGAATTGAAGCAATTTGCTCTTCCATTTCACCAACACATTCATCTGGGAAAGCAAATGCTTGCCTACAAAGACTTTTTCTGACCTGCTGCAATCCTAGAAATGAGGCCCCTATTTGGTTAAGAGGGAAAGGTATACTCTTAGGTTCTCCAAACAATCCGGCGGGTGATAAAAGGATAATTTTATCAATAGAATGATTAATTTCAAAAGAAAGTTTTAAAGCTGTTGAGCCTCCCATAGAGGCACCAATAATTTTTAGATTCTTTTTTATTTGTAAGGTCTTAAGGAGATCAATTAAATATGAAATTATTTTAGAGGGATTGTATTCATTTGTTGCGCACCTAGGACTAAAACCAAACCCTAATAGATCAGGGATTATAACTTGGAAATTCCTTTTTAATGATTGATATATTCTCCTAAACTCTAAAAAACTACTATCAAAGCCATGGAGGAGAAGTATAGGTTGACCTTTTCCTCCAATAACCACAGGGAATTTCAAATAGTTCCAGTTCTGATTGAGTTGGATCCACTTAACATCGTTTGCCAAATAAAGACCTAAAGGGTCTAATAGCGAATTTTTGGCACTCTCAAAAAAATCAACATTTAAATCACTAAGTTGTTCGGAATGGGATTTAGTCAAAGAAATGATTATATTTTAATTTTTTGTTGTTCAAAATTTGCAATAACCTCTTCTATGTCCTGTTTATTAATTTCAAAAGGCAAAAAGTGGATCTCAGATTTATCTCGACAAGTAAAATCAGCAATTTTCTCTAAATTATTATCTTCAAAAACATTTATTCCAAGTTGTGCAATAGTAGTGGGCAAATTCAATTGTTTCATAAGTGACAACAATTGTTTAGTTGATTGATCAGCTAATTTATTATTATTTTTCATTTCTTCTAGTCTTAATTGCAATAACAATCCAACCCCAACGATCTCACCATGTAAGAATTTGTTTGGGGTAATTATCTGAGTAATTGCATTATGAATAGCATGTGCAGCAGCAGTCCTACACTTTTCTCCCCCAATACCACCTACTAATCCTGCTGTAAGTCCACAAGCCTCTACAGTATTTCGCCAAGAAGGATTATTTTCAAATTGACCCTTAAATGCTTTTTCTCCATCTATTAATAGTTGATCTCTTAAAACTCTTGAAATCTGAATCGCTTGTTGAACAAGACCATCATCTATTGTTGAACTTGTTACTGAGGATTCATACCATTTTGCTAAAGCATCTGCGATACCACTTGCGAGTGTTCTCGAAGGAGCTGTTTGAATGAATTTATGATCATATACTAAGACTTTTGGACAAGATCTTAATGCAATATCCTTTATAAACTGGCCATTTTTTGTATAAATATTTGATAAAGCCGTCCAACCTGCACATGTAGAGGCGCTAAGAGGCACTGTAATACAAGGAATATCAAGGCATTCTGCTATATATTTCCCAGAATCAAGAACTTTACCCCCTCCAGCTGCGATAACAGAGTCATGATTATTCTTTAAGATGATATTCTTAACTCTTGATATATCTTCATAACAACAATCAAATTCTAAATCAGCAGAATTAACATTAGTGTTTTGATTCTTTAAATCTTTAAAAATTTTATTTCTAAGATCATTCGTATAAATGGTTCTTCCTAAAATTAATGGACTTTTAGTTAATTTAGTAATTTGAGGTAAAGCTTTTTCCCAAGCATCATTCCCCCTAAATATAGTTTCTGGAGAGATTGACTGCATTTTTTTGTTAATTACTAGAAGTTAGCACCTGCTAACTCTTGTTGAGATTCTTCAGAAGAAATATTGATTGTAACCTTTTTATTCTCATCAATATCAACTAAAGCCTTATCACCATCTTTTATTCTCCCGGAAAGTACTTCTTCAGCCAAACTATCCTCTAATAAGCGCATTACAGCTCTTCTTAAGGGTCTTGCTCCATAAGAAGGATTATAGCCTTCTTCAACAAGTCTTTCTTTGAAAGCATCTGTTACGCTTAATTTAATGCCCTTATCTTGTAATCTTGCAAAAACTTCTTGAAGCATTATTTCAGCAATTTCTTTAACCTCTTTCTTAGATAGTTGCCTGAATACAATTATTTCATCAAGTCTATTTAAAAATTCAGGTCTGAAGTATTGCTTTAGTTCTTCATTAACTAAAGATTTAATTCTATTGTATTGGCTATCTTCAACAGAATCACCCGAAAACTCAAATCCCAAACCACCACCACCTTTC
The window above is part of the Prochlorococcus marinus CUG1415 genome. Proteins encoded here:
- a CDS encoding alpha/beta fold hydrolase, which produces MTKSHSEQLSDLNVDFFESAKNSLLDPLGLYLANDVKWIQLNQNWNYLKFPVVIGGKGQPILLLHGFDSSFLEFRRIYQSLKRNFQVIIPDLLGFGFSPRCATNEYNPSKIISYLIDLLKTLQIKKNLKIIGASMGGSTALKLSFEINHSIDKIILLSPAGLFGEPKSIPFPLNQIGASFLGLQQVRKSLCRQAFAFPDECVGEMEEQIASIHLGCKGWRNSLASFAKSGGFAGTQKYIQNIPIKAVCGENDRILGKKEIKNIKKIDKLNFIGLQNCGHLPHVDLPSLSSKIIQDYFLE
- a CDS encoding iron-containing alcohol dehydrogenase is translated as MQSISPETIFRGNDAWEKALPQITKLTKSPLILGRTIYTNDLRNKIFKDLKNQNTNVNSADLEFDCCYEDISRVKNIILKNNHDSVIAAGGGKVLDSGKYIAECLDIPCITVPLSASTCAGWTALSNIYTKNGQFIKDIALRSCPKVLVYDHKFIQTAPSRTLASGIADALAKWYESSVTSSTIDDGLVQQAIQISRVLRDQLLIDGEKAFKGQFENNPSWRNTVEACGLTAGLVGGIGGEKCRTAAAHAIHNAITQIITPNKFLHGEIVGVGLLLQLRLEEMKNNNKLADQSTKQLLSLMKQLNLPTTIAQLGINVFEDNNLEKIADFTCRDKSEIHFLPFEINKQDIEEVIANFEQQKIKI